The proteins below are encoded in one region of Colletotrichum lupini chromosome 5, complete sequence:
- a CDS encoding hydantoin racemase has translation MATRLLRRNIKILVINANSSEDMTRGMEKAIQAMPLHDSLEIHTYTAPPASPASINDDADIKLSTEVVMNDLAKSGKLQDFDGVLVACYSVHTLVEQLSQQFHSSLAVTGIFEASILTATSLLPHSSDPSLASKWGVVTTGEFWEKHLSQGVKGYLGQSEQSENVKFGGVASTGLTAGDFHHVSPAEVRVKLEQATKKLLSSGDVRCVVMGCAGMAGLEEIIRSSANDVYGPEKGSQVFIVDGVKAGILQLEQTVRSRRLFQN, from the exons ATGGCAACCCGTCTCCTTCGTCGGAATATCAAGATCCTCGTGATCAACGCCAACTCGTCAGAGGATATGACGAGGGGCATGGAGAAAGCCATACAAGCAATGCCCTTGCACGAT TCGCTGGAAATTCACACATACACAGCACCACCTGCCAGTCCAGCAAGCATCAACGATGATGCCGACATCAAACTGAGTACCGAGGTCGTCATGAACGATCTTGCCAAGAGTGGCAAGCTCCAAGACTTCGACGGCGTGCTCGTCGCATGCTATAGTGTCCACACCTTGGTCGAGCAGCTTTCTCAGCAGTTCCACTCCTCGCTGGCCGTCACCGGTATCTTCGAGGCCAGCATCCTGACTGCGACTTCACTCTTGCCTCACAGCTCTGACCCTTCTCTCGCATCCAAATGGGGTGTTGTCACGACTGGCGAGTTCTGGGAGAAGCACCTCAGCCAAGGCGTGAAGGGCTACCTGGGTCAATCTGAGCAATCAGAGAATGTCAAGTTCGGGGGCGTTGCGTCGACTGGCTTGACAGCTGGAGACTTCCACCACGTCAGCCCGGCTGAAGTCAGGGTCAAGCTGGAGCAAGCGACCAAGAAGCTGCTAAGTAGCGGAGATGTGCGGTGTGTGGTTATGGGATGTGCAGGTATGGCCGGGCTCGAGGAGATCATTCGCAGCTCAGCCAACGACGTCTATGGTCCAGAGAAGGGCAGCCAGGTTTTCATCGTGGATGGTGTCAAAGCTGGCATTTTGCAGCTCGAGCAAACTGTCAGAAGCAGACGCTTGTTCCAAAACTGA
- a CDS encoding actin-like protein 2 encodes MAAEAPIVLDGGTGFLKVGYAAQNFPEFQYPSIVGRPILRTEEKGEDNDLVIKDIMCGDEAAAARTMLQISYPMENGIVKKWDDMQHLWDYTFFEKMKVDPRGRKILLTEPPMNPLRNREQMCEVMFDRYGFGGVYVAIQAVLALYAQGLSSGVVVDSGDGVTHIVPVYESVVLNHLTRRLDVAGRDVTRNLIALLLRRGYALNRTADFETVRQIKEKLCYVSYDLELDKRLSEDTTVLVESYTLPDGRVIRVGSERFEAPECMFQPHLVDCEQPGIAEFLFNTIQAADVDVRSSLYKAIVLSGGSSMYPGLPSRLEKELKQLWLTRVLGGNPERLNKFKVRIEDPPRRRHMVFLGGAVLANIMADKEGMWVTKEEWDEQGPRVLEKLGPR; translated from the exons ATGGCAGCCGAGGCCCCCATCG TCCTCGACGGAGGAACAGGTTTCCTCAAGGTCGGCTACGCAGCGCAGAACTTCCCCGAATTTCAATACCCATCCATTGTCGGCCGACCGATCCTGAGAACCGAAGAAAAGGGCGAGGACAATGACTTGGTTATCAAGGATATCATGTGCGGTGAcgaagccgccgccgcccggaCGATGCTCCAGATCAGCTACCCCATGGAGAACGGTATCGTCAAGAAGTGGGATGACATGCAGCATCTCTGGGATTACACCTTTTTCGAAAAGATGAAGGTCGACCCGCGCGGCCGCAAGATCTTGTTGACCGAGCCCCCGATGAACCCGCTGCGGAACCGTGAGCAGATGTGCGAGGTCATGTTTGACCGCTACGGATTCGGCGGCGTCTATGTTGCCATCCAGGCTGTATTGGCCCTGTACGCCCAAG GTCTCAGCTCCGGTGTCGTCGTCGACTCGGGAGACGGCGTGACCCACATCGTGCCCGTTTACGAGTCGGTCGTCCTGAACCACCTTACCCGCAGACTAGATGTCGCGGGCCGAGACGTCACGCGCAACCTCATTGCGCTCCTCCTGCGCCGCGGCTACGCGCTCAACCGAACGGCCGATTTCGAGACTGTCCGTCAGATCAAGGAGAAGCTCTGCTACGTCTCGTACGACCTGGAGCTGGACAAGCGCCTGAGCGAGGACACAACGGTGCTGGTGGAGAGCTACACGCTGCCCGACGGCCGTGTCATTAGAGTGGGCAGCGAGCGATTCGAGGCGCCAGAGTGCATGTTCCAGCCTCACCTGGTGGACTGCGAACAGCCCGGTATTGCCGAATTCCTGTTCAACACGATCCAGGCGGCCGATGTGGACGTGAGATCATCGCTGTACAAGGCCATTGTGCTGTCAGGCGGCAGCAGCATGTACCCTGGTCTCCCGTCACGTCTGGAGAAGGAGTTGAAGCAGCTGTGGCTGACGCGGGTGCTTGGCGGTAACCCGGAGAGATTAAACAAGTTCAAGGTCCGGATAGAAGACCCACCTCGCCGGAGACACATGGTCTTCCTCGGTGGTGCGGTGCTGGCCAACATTATGGCAGACAAGGAGGGTATGTGGGTGACCAAGGAGGAGTGGGATGAACAGGGACCGCGCGTGCTTGAGAAGCTCGGCCCGCGATAG